A section of the Pygocentrus nattereri isolate fPygNat1 chromosome 18, fPygNat1.pri, whole genome shotgun sequence genome encodes:
- the LOC108438979 gene encoding serine rich and transmembrane domain containing 1 encodes MSGMGSQVEELNGTDLSGESFVRFSPTSLSTGAAAATSGRTESVYIYVSIFLSLLFFLLTLLIIALHRLKNIISSSSSFPECSSEAGSSFTNMEICSLSSQRSTVSSLSC; translated from the coding sequence ATGTCTGGGATGGGGAGCCAAGTGGAGGAGCTGAATGGAACTGACCTGTCTGGAGAGAGCTTTGTGAGGTTCAGCCCCACCTCCCTCTCCACCGGTGCCGCCGCAGCCACGTCTGGCCGCACAGAGAGCGTCTACATCTACGTCTCCATCTTCCTCAGCCTGCTGTTCTTCCTCCTCACCCTCCTCATCATCGCCCTACACAGGCTGAAGAACATCATCTCATCCAGCTCGTCGTTTCCGGAATGCAGCAGTGAGGCAGGAAGCTCTTTCACTAACATGGAGATCTGTAGTCTGTCTTCACAGAGGTCTACAGTATCTTCACTCTCCTGCTGA